The following nucleotide sequence is from Streptomyces bathyalis.
CCGCGGGCCACCGTTCGTTTCCGGCATCGCGTGCGCCACGCCACGGGGGTATGCCCTGAATTCGAAGGCGCCGAGGGTGCGCGGGCACCGTCGCGTCCCCGGGCGGGGACCGCTTCGGCAGCGCCGATGAAGCACCGCCGGGCAATACCCATCACTGTCATGACAATTCGCCTGACATGAGATGTAACTCACCGTCGCAGTGCAGAGCTGGGTGTAATCGGGGTGTCGGGGGAGTGTTACTGTCGATCGTCGGCGCAAGCCTCAGGCAGTAAGTAGCAAGCCAGAGTTGACCGAGGCAGAAGCGAGGCTTCTGCACAGGGTCTTCCAGAAGAATTCCGGTTCCCCGTGAGATTTCCGGGACGGGCCGTAGAACGCTGTACTGCACGAACTGCAGCTGAACCACCCCACACCTCGACGGTGTCCGCTCTTCCGGGGCGCCGTTCTCCTACGCATGCCGTGAAGCAGGAAACGAAACCATGCCCGTTCAATCACTCGCGGAACTCGTACGCTTCGTCCGCCGCAATTCGCCCTTCTACGCAGCTCTTTATTCCGGTCTGCCCGACCGTGTGACGGAGCTGAGTGAACTGCCGGTCATACCCCAGACCGAGTTCTGGCAGGCCAACACCCCTCGCGGAAACACACTGCTGACCGGCCCGTTGGACGAGGCAGTGGTTTTCAAGAGCGGAGGGACCACGGGGGCGCCGAAGTTCTCCTTCTACACCCGAGAGGAATGGCACGAATTCACCACGGCTTTCGGCGCCGGGCTGGTCGAGGCCGGGCTGCGGCCCGGTCAGCGGGTCGCCGACCTCTTCTACACGGGCGACCTCTACGCCAGTTTCATCTTCATCCTGGACGCACTGCACCGGGCCCCGGTCGCCAACGTCCGCCTTCCGATCGGTGGCGCCGCGCCCGTGGCCTCGACCGTCGACACACTCGAGCAGTTCGACGTCGAGGTGCTCGCAGCAACCCCGACGACTCTCTGCTCCCTCGCCGAGTACTTACAGGCAGACGGTCGCCGACTGCCCCACGTGACCACCCTGTTCTTCGGTGGCGAGAGCATCTTCAGCGACCAGCAGCGCCTGCTGGCAACGGCTTTCCCCAACGCCCGTGTGGCCTCCGTCGGTTACGCCGCGGTGGACGCCGGACTCGTGGGCGCCGCTGTGCCGGGCGGCGACCCGCGGCTGCACCGCGCCTTCACCCCGCACACCGTGGTGGAGATCCTCGACGAGCACACCGGGGAACCCGTCACCCGCCCCGGCGTCCCGGGCCGCGTCGTCGTCACCGATCTGCGCCGGCGCCTGATGCCGGTCCTGCGCTACCCCGTCGGTGACCGCGCCGAGTGGACCGACACCGCGGCCGGACACTTCCGCATCCTCGGGCGCGCCGAAGAGGGGCTCCGCGTGGGCCCGGTTGCGCTGCACACCCAGGACATGCACGACCTGGTGCGGTCGGTCGACCCCGCGGGCCGCATCACCGGTCTGCAACTGGTGGTGCGCCGCTGGGAGGACCGCGACGGGCTGATGCTGCGTCTCGGCTCCGACCTCCGGGACGAGGACCTGCCCGAACTCACCGCGGCCGTGGACAAGGCGTTCCTGGCGGCCCGCCCGATGTACGCGGCGGCGGTCGCCGCCCGTCACGTCCACCCGATGGCCGTGGAGTGGGTGCGTCATGCCGACCTCGCCGTCAACCCCCGCTCCGGGAAGCTGATTCGCGCCATCGACGAACGCCCGCACGCATGAGTGCGGCGAAGGGGCATGGCGGACGACTGCCCGTCGTCCTGCGCAACCCCGCCTTCGGCGCCGTGTGGATCGCCCAGGTCCTCACCCAGGGCTCGGCGCGGATGTTCCAGGTCGGCATCGTCTGGTGGCTCGTGCAGTACGCCGCCGAGTCCGAACCGGGCCTCGCCTCCGGCGCGTTCCTCGCCGTGAGCACGCTTCCCGCGGTCGCCCTGGCCCCGGTGGTCGCCGCCGTCATCGCCCGCAACCCGTACCGGTCGGTCATGGCCGCGTCGGCCGCCGCGGCCGGACTGGTCGCCGCGTGCACTGCGGCGTGGGCGTTCACGACTCCGTTGCCGACGGGCGTCGCCTACGGCGCGGCCCTGCTCCTGGCTGGCTGCCAGGCCCTGTTCGACCCCTGTCTGACCACGTCCGTTCCCGAACTCGTCGACGACGCCGACATCGAGGCGGCGACCGGCTTCGAGTTGTCCACGCAATCCCTCGCGGGGCTGGCCGGCGGTCTCCTCGGCCCGCTCGTGGCCGACGCCTGGGGGCTGCCGGGCATCGTCGCCGGATGCGCCGGTGCGTACCTGCTGGCCGCAGGGCTGATCGGCGTCACACGCTTCCCTAGAACCGCGCCCGCCGGAACCACGCCCGCCGGGACGGGAGTTGACGGGACGGGAGTCGAGGGAACGCGAAGCGGAGGAACGGCGGCACGGTCCGCCGAGGAGCCGCCACCGGGCGGCGAACCGTCTGCCGCTCCGCGTCGTACGCTGCGGCAGATCCTCGCCGGACTGCCGTTCATCCGGCGGGTGCTGCTCAGCTTCGCCGCGGCGAACGTCTTCACCACGGCCGTCTTCGTCGTCATGCCGCTCTACACCGCCTCCGTGCTGCGTGCCGACGGTTCGACCGTGGCGCTGCTGGAGGCGTCGCTCGGTATCGGCACCCTCGCCGGGTCGTTCACCGGCGCCCGGCTGCCGGGGCGCCCGACCACGGTCGGCGCCGTCTGCCTCGGACTCATGGCGGCCTCGTTCGCACTTCCGGGCATGCTCGCGGACCGGACCGCCTACGCGGTGGCCATGGCCGTCGCGGGATGGTGCGTCGGCGCCGTCGGCGTACGGTTCGTGGCTCTCTTCCAGCGGCTCGTACCGCCCGCCGACAAGCCGGGGTTCTTCGCCGTCATGCAGTCGCTGCTCGGGGCCACCTTCCCGCTCGCTTCCCTGCTCTTCGGCGTCCTGGGCGACCAGATCTCGCCGCAGACCCTCTGTCTGGTCCAGGCAACGGGACTGGTGCCGGTGGCGCTCGTCCTGTGGTGGACGGGCGCCGGGGGGAAGGCCGCCGGCGAACTGACGGTCCCGCCCGGCTCCGGGGCGACGGCGGCGGCCGCCGGGCAGCGCCCGGGTGATCCGGGCGCCGGCGAGCCGGCGTCCGCCCATGACCCCGGGCACGTTCTGCCGGACGCGACGGCTGCAACCGCCACCGCCGCTGCCGCGGCCACCGCTGAAGGAGGAGCACGATGACCGTCACGATCACCCCCGCCGTCCTCCAGGACGTCGCGGAACTGCGGCAGTTGTACTTCGAGGTCTACGGCCACGGATACCCGGTGCCGCTCGGCAGCGACCCCGCCGAGATGCGACGGCTCATCGCCGACGCGCACACCCACTGGCTGGTCGCGCGCAAGCCCGGCACCGGGGAACTGGCCGGCTCGGTGGTCGTGCAGACCGACCCCGGGAGCCGGATCGGCAAACTCGTCGGACTCGTCGTCCACCCCGTCCACCGCGAGGGCGGACTGGCCGGACGACTGACCGGCGCCGTCTGCACCGGCGCCCTGGCCACCGGTTCCCTCGACTCGATCTACACGACGGTCCGGGTGGTCACCGAAGGCCCCCAGCACATCGTCGTGCGCAACGGTTTCCGCCCGCTGGGGCTGATGCCCAACGCCGTCGAAGTGGCGGGCTGCGAAAGCCTCGCACTCTTCGCCCGCTACGCCGACGACGTACTGGACCGCCGCGAGCAGGTGCCGTACGTGCCCGCCCCGCTGGCTCCGCTCCTCACCGCCGCGGAGGAGGCCTCGGGCATCGGCTACGCGAACGTCCGTCCTGCCGAGGCACCGGACGCGGGCCCGCCCACCGGACCGGCAGCCCCCTCCACCACAGCCATGGAGATCGTCACCGCCCGCTCCTTCGTCAACCGGCGCTTCCTGGAACAGTTCCCCGACCCGGCGGGACGCTTCTTCCCGCTGCACTCCCCGAACGCGATCCTCACCCCGGAGAACGGTGAGTTCGAGGCGTACGCGGACCTGGACCCGGTCACCGGAAGCTGCTCGCTCATCGCGGTGCACCCC
It contains:
- a CDS encoding MFS transporter produces the protein MSAAKGHGGRLPVVLRNPAFGAVWIAQVLTQGSARMFQVGIVWWLVQYAAESEPGLASGAFLAVSTLPAVALAPVVAAVIARNPYRSVMAASAAAAGLVAACTAAWAFTTPLPTGVAYGAALLLAGCQALFDPCLTTSVPELVDDADIEAATGFELSTQSLAGLAGGLLGPLVADAWGLPGIVAGCAGAYLLAAGLIGVTRFPRTAPAGTTPAGTGVDGTGVEGTRSGGTAARSAEEPPPGGEPSAAPRRTLRQILAGLPFIRRVLLSFAAANVFTTAVFVVMPLYTASVLRADGSTVALLEASLGIGTLAGSFTGARLPGRPTTVGAVCLGLMAASFALPGMLADRTAYAVAMAVAGWCVGAVGVRFVALFQRLVPPADKPGFFAVMQSLLGATFPLASLLFGVLGDQISPQTLCLVQATGLVPVALVLWWTGAGGKAAGELTVPPGSGATAAAAGQRPGDPGAGEPASAHDPGHVLPDATAATATAAAAATAEGGAR
- a CDS encoding GNAT family N-acetyltransferase; this translates as MTVTITPAVLQDVAELRQLYFEVYGHGYPVPLGSDPAEMRRLIADAHTHWLVARKPGTGELAGSVVVQTDPGSRIGKLVGLVVHPVHREGGLAGRLTGAVCTGALATGSLDSIYTTVRVVTEGPQHIVVRNGFRPLGLMPNAVEVAGCESLALFARYADDVLDRREQVPYVPAPLAPLLTAAEEASGIGYANVRPAEAPDAGPPTGPAAPSTTAMEIVTARSFVNRRFLEQFPDPAGRFFPLHSPNAILTPENGEFEAYADLDPVTGSCSLIAVHPCAAAMAHALEPLMTAVTRTGVDYVETLLPLSDTAGLSAFLAAGFVPSALYPAMRRLGDRFHDYVVLSRTNRQIDFRATAVSSLVQPYLSAYLRAWTATYLPLHEVVS
- a CDS encoding phenylacetate--CoA ligase family protein; translated protein: MPVQSLAELVRFVRRNSPFYAALYSGLPDRVTELSELPVIPQTEFWQANTPRGNTLLTGPLDEAVVFKSGGTTGAPKFSFYTREEWHEFTTAFGAGLVEAGLRPGQRVADLFYTGDLYASFIFILDALHRAPVANVRLPIGGAAPVASTVDTLEQFDVEVLAATPTTLCSLAEYLQADGRRLPHVTTLFFGGESIFSDQQRLLATAFPNARVASVGYAAVDAGLVGAAVPGGDPRLHRAFTPHTVVEILDEHTGEPVTRPGVPGRVVVTDLRRRLMPVLRYPVGDRAEWTDTAAGHFRILGRAEEGLRVGPVALHTQDMHDLVRSVDPAGRITGLQLVVRRWEDRDGLMLRLGSDLRDEDLPELTAAVDKAFLAARPMYAAAVAARHVHPMAVEWVRHADLAVNPRSGKLIRAIDERPHA